A region of Chloroflexota bacterium DNA encodes the following proteins:
- the carB gene encoding carbamoyl-phosphate synthase large subunit, whose protein sequence is MPKHTDIHSILILGAGPIVIGQACEFDYSGTQACRVLRREGYRIILVNSNPATIMTDPEFADATYVEPLVPEVIEKIIALEKPDAILPTVGGQTALNLAVALAEQGILERYGVRLLGASRETIDLAEDRQKFKAAMRAVGLDVPSSDVVISVDGALALADKIGYPVLVRPSFTLGGSGAGIARDANDLREVAARGLRASPVTQVLIEESVLGWKEFELEVMRDRADNFVVVCSIENLDPMGVHTGDSITVAPAQTLTDREYQRLRDMARLVMRAVGVETGGSNVQFAIHPQTGRVVVIEMNPRVSRSSALASKATGFPIAKIAALLAVGYTLDEIRNDITRVTPASFEPSLDYVVVKIPRWAFEKFPGSDTTLGPQMKSVGEVMALGATFREAFQKALCSLEIGVYGLSKGASDHSPSLSRSLAPLPDRVFAIANALRNNATIEAIASTTGFDPWFVAQLAALIETENALCEYSIESLPADLLRRAKREGFSDRALADLLNASENDVYAKRESWDIHPVYQRVDTCAAEFEAFTPYLYSTYCGTQDEAAPTTRRKVLILGGGPNRIGQGIEFDYCCVHACLALREMNIETIMLNCNPETVSTDYDTADRLYFEPLTFEHVMQVIRVEKPDGVLVQFGGQTPLGLAQKLARAGVPIWGTSPDAIDRAEDRERFGALLRELDIPQPENGIAHSLAQARAVAARIGYPLLVRPSYVLGGRAMAIVYDESELTHAERIAEAIAAAPDHPILIDRYIEDAFELDVDAVCDGTQVVIGGIMQHIEEAGVHSGDSACVLPPFKISQYHLDITRDYVTRIARALGVRGLMNAQFAIKDDIAYVLEVNPRSSRTVPFVSKAAGVPLARIAAQIASGKTLAEIGFHDEPRVDGFFVKEVVLPFDKLEGAPIRLGPEMRSTGEVMGHASSFGHAFAKAESAAGARLPADGTVFISVNNFDKGAIVKLARDFERLGFRLLSTQGTAQWLQQVGLRVDEINKVSQGSPHIVEAMARGEIQLVVNTPLGRQAHSDGEEIRRAAVRYKIPLLTTLSATAAAIGAIRAVHTKDWQVKSLQAHHAKPSP, encoded by the coding sequence ATGCCAAAACACACTGACATCCATTCCATTCTCATTCTTGGCGCGGGTCCCATCGTCATTGGGCAAGCGTGCGAGTTCGATTACTCCGGGACGCAGGCATGTCGCGTGTTGCGCCGCGAGGGCTATCGCATCATCCTCGTCAACTCGAATCCCGCGACGATCATGACCGATCCGGAATTTGCCGACGCGACCTACGTCGAGCCGCTCGTCCCGGAAGTGATCGAAAAAATTATCGCGCTCGAAAAACCGGACGCGATCCTGCCGACCGTCGGCGGGCAGACCGCGTTGAATCTCGCGGTCGCGTTGGCGGAGCAAGGAATTTTGGAACGCTACGGTGTGCGACTGCTCGGCGCGTCGCGCGAGACGATTGACCTCGCCGAAGATCGTCAGAAATTCAAAGCCGCGATGCGCGCGGTTGGGCTGGATGTGCCGTCGAGCGACGTGGTTATTTCGGTGGACGGTGCGCTCGCGCTCGCCGACAAAATCGGCTACCCGGTTTTGGTGCGTCCCTCGTTCACTCTCGGCGGATCGGGTGCGGGCATCGCGCGCGATGCGAACGATCTGCGCGAGGTCGCCGCTCGCGGTCTGCGCGCGAGTCCGGTGACCCAGGTTTTGATCGAAGAATCCGTCCTGGGTTGGAAAGAATTCGAACTCGAAGTGATGCGCGACCGCGCGGACAATTTCGTCGTCGTCTGTTCGATTGAGAATCTCGACCCGATGGGCGTGCACACGGGCGACAGCATCACCGTTGCGCCGGCGCAGACACTAACCGACCGGGAGTATCAACGTTTGCGCGACATGGCGCGGCTCGTGATGCGCGCGGTCGGCGTCGAGACCGGCGGCAGTAACGTGCAATTTGCGATTCATCCGCAGACGGGTCGCGTTGTCGTCATCGAAATGAATCCGCGCGTCAGTCGCTCGTCCGCGCTCGCATCAAAGGCGACCGGGTTTCCAATCGCGAAAATCGCGGCATTGCTCGCGGTCGGTTACACGCTCGACGAAATTCGCAACGACATTACGCGCGTCACGCCCGCGAGTTTCGAGCCGTCGCTCGATTACGTCGTCGTGAAAATTCCGCGCTGGGCATTCGAAAAATTCCCAGGGTCGGATACGACGCTCGGTCCGCAAATGAAATCGGTCGGCGAGGTGATGGCGCTCGGCGCAACCTTCCGCGAGGCGTTTCAAAAAGCATTGTGCAGTTTGGAGATTGGCGTTTACGGATTGAGTAAGGGAGCAAGCGACCATTCTCCCTCACTCTCCCGCTCCCTTGCTCCCTTGCCCGATCGCGTCTTTGCTATTGCGAATGCATTGCGAAATAACGCGACCATCGAAGCCATCGCGTCTACCACCGGCTTTGATCCCTGGTTCGTCGCGCAACTCGCCGCGCTCATCGAAACCGAAAACGCGCTGTGCGAGTACTCCATCGAATCATTACCGGCCGATTTGTTGCGCCGCGCGAAACGCGAAGGATTCAGCGACCGCGCGCTTGCCGATTTGCTCAACGCGAGCGAGAACGACGTGTACGCGAAACGCGAATCCTGGGACATACATCCGGTCTATCAGCGCGTGGACACGTGCGCGGCGGAATTCGAAGCGTTCACGCCGTACCTGTACAGCACGTACTGCGGCACGCAAGACGAAGCCGCGCCGACGACGCGCCGCAAAGTGTTGATCCTGGGCGGCGGACCGAATCGCATCGGGCAGGGCATCGAGTTCGATTATTGTTGCGTGCACGCGTGCCTTGCGCTGCGCGAGATGAATATCGAAACGATCATGCTCAACTGCAATCCCGAAACGGTTAGCACCGATTACGACACCGCCGACCGCTTGTACTTTGAGCCGCTCACGTTCGAGCATGTGATGCAAGTAATTCGCGTCGAAAAACCGGACGGCGTGCTCGTGCAATTCGGCGGACAGACGCCGCTCGGTCTCGCGCAAAAACTCGCGCGCGCCGGCGTGCCGATATGGGGCACGTCGCCGGACGCGATTGATCGCGCGGAAGACCGCGAACGGTTTGGCGCGTTGTTGCGCGAGCTGGATATTCCGCAACCGGAAAACGGCATCGCGCATTCGCTTGCTCAAGCGCGCGCGGTTGCCGCGCGCATCGGCTATCCACTCCTCGTGCGCCCGTCGTACGTCCTGGGTGGTCGCGCGATGGCAATCGTGTACGACGAATCGGAACTCACGCACGCGGAGCGCATTGCCGAAGCAATCGCCGCCGCGCCCGATCATCCGATCCTGATTGATCGCTACATCGAAGACGCGTTCGAGTTGGACGTGGACGCGGTGTGCGATGGAACCCAGGTCGTCATCGGCGGCATCATGCAACACATCGAAGAAGCCGGCGTGCATTCCGGCGACAGCGCGTGTGTTCTGCCGCCGTTCAAAATTTCCCAGTATCATCTCGACATCACGCGCGATTACGTCACGCGCATCGCGCGCGCGCTCGGCGTGCGCGGCTTGATGAACGCGCAATTTGCGATCAAGGACGACATCGCGTACGTCCTCGAAGTGAATCCGCGTTCAAGCCGCACCGTGCCGTTCGTCAGCAAAGCGGCGGGCGTGCCGCTCGCGCGCATCGCCGCGCAAATCGCGTCCGGCAAAACACTCGCCGAGATCGGCTTTCACGACGAGCCGCGCGTGGATGGATTCTTCGTCAAAGAAGTCGTCTTGCCGTTCGACAAACTCGAAGGCGCACCGATTCGGCTCGGTCCCGAAATGCGGAGCACCGGCGAAGTGATGGGACACGCGTCGAGTTTCGGTCACGCGTTTGCGAAAGCGGAATCGGCGGCAGGCGCGCGTTTGCCGGCGGACGGTACCGTGTTCATCAGCGTCAACAATTTCGACAAGGGCGCGATCGTGAAACTCGCGCGCGATTTCGAACGGCTGGGTTTTCGTTTATTGAGTACGCAAGGTACCGCGCAGTGGTTGCAGCAAGTCGGTTTGCGCGTGGATGAGATCAACAAAGTGTCGCAAGGTTCGCCGCACATCGTCGAGGCGATGGCGCGCGGCGAAATTCAACTCGTCGTGAACACACCGCTCGGTCGGCAAGCGCACAGCGACGGCGAAGAAATTCGCCGCGCGGCGGTGCGCTATAAAATTCCATTGCTCACAACGCTCTCGGCAACCGCCGCCGCCATCGGCGCGATTCGCGCGGTGCATACTAAAGACTGGCAAGTCAAAAGTTTGCAAGCGCATCACGCGAAACCCTCACCCTAA
- the moaC gene encoding cyclic pyranopterin monophosphate synthase MoaC, producing MTLSHLDEQGRAQMVDVSAKTDTERTAIAKGEITMRAETLALIRAGKIEKGEVFSVARVAGILAAKRTHELIPMCHPLLLTDVAVDFEILAEGNANERARVGIIGTAKNVGKTGVEMEALVAVTTAALTIYDMAKAVDRAMRIEDVRLVLKRGGKSGEIRLE from the coding sequence ATGACGCTCTCTCATCTCGACGAACAAGGTCGCGCGCAAATGGTGGACGTGAGCGCGAAGACGGATACGGAACGCACCGCGATTGCCAAAGGTGAAATCACGATGCGCGCCGAAACGCTCGCGTTGATTCGCGCCGGCAAAATCGAAAAGGGCGAAGTATTTTCCGTCGCGCGCGTCGCGGGCATTCTCGCGGCGAAACGCACGCACGAACTCATCCCGATGTGCCATCCCTTGCTCCTCACCGATGTCGCGGTTGATTTCGAAATTCTCGCCGAAGGCAACGCGAACGAACGCGCGCGCGTCGGCATCATCGGCACGGCGAAGAACGTCGGCAAGACCGGCGTCGAGATGGAGGCGCTCGTCGCAGTGACGACCGCCGCGCTGACGATTTACGACATGGCAAAAGCCGTTGACCGCGCGATGCGAATCGAAGACGTGCGCTTGGTGTTAAAACGCGGGGGCAAGTCCGGCGAGATTCGATTAGAATGA
- the selD gene encoding selenide, water dikinase SelD, which translates to MRPLSTIFKPADFPNLLVGLGQPDDAAVYRINDTTAIIQTMDFFPPVVDDAYAFGAIAAANAMSDVYAMGGEVLLALNIAAWREELPLELFSEILRGAADKVAEAGAVIAGGHTITDDEPKFGLSVTGTVHPNHITRKGGARVGDMLVLTKPLGSGLITTAGKNGVASDAHLQNAIAWMTQLNRGAAQAMRDAGAECATDITGYGLLGHAYEIADASSVALRFHADTLPVLDGALEYARQKQIPGGAGRNRLYLDDKVHFAREFAEDLTEIFFDPQTSGGLLIAVSPTQLDTLIRSLDARRVAHWVVGESIAHEPNDNRRIVVD; encoded by the coding sequence GTGCGTCCACTCAGTACTATTTTCAAACCGGCAGATTTTCCGAATCTCCTCGTCGGGCTGGGTCAGCCGGACGATGCCGCCGTGTACCGCATCAACGACACGACCGCGATTATTCAAACGATGGATTTCTTTCCGCCGGTCGTGGACGATGCGTACGCGTTCGGTGCGATTGCCGCGGCGAACGCGATGAGCGACGTGTACGCGATGGGCGGCGAGGTCTTGCTCGCGCTCAACATCGCGGCGTGGCGCGAAGAATTGCCGCTTGAGTTGTTCAGCGAGATTTTGCGCGGCGCGGCGGACAAGGTCGCGGAAGCCGGCGCAGTGATCGCCGGCGGTCACACGATCACCGACGACGAACCAAAATTCGGTCTATCCGTCACCGGCACGGTGCATCCCAATCACATCACGCGTAAAGGCGGCGCGCGCGTCGGCGATATGCTCGTCCTGACCAAACCACTCGGCAGTGGTTTGATCACGACCGCCGGCAAAAACGGCGTCGCGTCCGACGCGCATTTACAAAACGCGATTGCGTGGATGACGCAGTTGAATCGCGGCGCGGCGCAAGCGATGCGCGACGCGGGCGCGGAGTGCGCGACCGACATCACTGGCTATGGCTTGCTTGGACACGCGTATGAAATCGCGGATGCATCGTCCGTCGCGCTGCGTTTTCACGCAGACACGTTGCCGGTGCTCGACGGCGCACTTGAGTACGCGCGGCAAAAACAAATTCCCGGCGGCGCGGGACGCAATCGTTTGTATCTCGACGACAAGGTGCATTTCGCGCGCGAATTCGCAGAGGATTTGACGGAAATTTTCTTCGACCCGCAAACGTCCGGCGGACTATTGATCGCGGTGTCGCCAACTCAACTCGACACGTTGATTCGCTCGCTCGACGCGCGGCGCGTCGCGCACTGGGTCGTCGGCGAAAGCATCGCGCACGAACCCAACGATAACCGAAGAATTGTGGTAGACTGA
- the fabF gene encoding beta-ketoacyl-ACP synthase II translates to MSDNARRVVVTGMGVVTPLGNSVETMWSNLLAGNSVIRRIQNFDPTGFAVQIAAEIVGFNIEEYAEYIDRKEARRMDPFLLFAVAGTAQAIKQARLTIDESNTHDIGVLIGSGIGGIAIIEQGVTTLVEKGPMRVSPFTGPYMIPNMAGGQVAIAFGARGPNFSVASACATGGNAVGEAFEIIRRGDADAMITGGVESELTRFGLAAFHRTGAMSTRNDDPTRASRPFDAQRDGFVFGSGGGVMILEELAFAKKRGAKILAEMVGYGTTDDAFHISAPAADGSGAVRAIRRALKKAGLEPDQVDYINAHGTSTQLNDAAETAAIKTVFGERAYKIPVSSSKSMLGHLLGAAGAVEAIAVVKTIETGWIHPTINYEFPDPKCDLDYVPNQARQANVNVVMSNSFGFGGHNAVVLFKKYEG, encoded by the coding sequence ATGTCGGACAACGCTCGGCGCGTAGTCGTAACTGGAATGGGGGTCGTGACCCCGCTCGGCAATTCGGTCGAAACGATGTGGTCGAATTTACTTGCCGGCAATTCGGTGATTCGCCGCATCCAAAATTTCGATCCGACCGGGTTTGCCGTGCAAATTGCGGCAGAGATTGTTGGTTTCAACATCGAAGAGTACGCAGAGTACATTGATCGCAAAGAAGCGCGGCGGATGGATCCCTTTCTCTTGTTTGCCGTCGCCGGGACCGCGCAAGCGATCAAGCAAGCCCGGCTGACAATTGACGAATCGAACACGCACGACATCGGCGTGTTGATTGGTTCGGGCATCGGGGGCATCGCCATCATCGAGCAAGGCGTCACGACGCTCGTCGAAAAAGGTCCGATGCGCGTCAGCCCATTCACCGGACCGTACATGATTCCGAACATGGCGGGCGGTCAGGTCGCGATTGCCTTTGGCGCGCGCGGTCCGAATTTCTCGGTCGCGTCCGCGTGCGCGACCGGCGGCAACGCGGTGGGCGAGGCATTCGAAATCATTCGCCGCGGCGATGCGGACGCGATGATCACCGGCGGCGTCGAATCGGAATTGACGCGCTTTGGCTTGGCGGCGTTTCATCGCACCGGCGCCATGTCCACGCGCAACGACGATCCCACTCGCGCTTCGCGTCCGTTCGACGCGCAACGCGATGGCTTTGTGTTCGGCTCCGGCGGCGGCGTGATGATCCTGGAAGAACTCGCGTTCGCCAAAAAGCGCGGCGCGAAAATTCTCGCCGAGATGGTCGGCTATGGGACGACCGACGACGCGTTCCATATCAGCGCGCCAGCGGCGGATGGCAGCGGCGCGGTGCGCGCGATCCGGCGCGCCTTGAAAAAAGCCGGCTTGGAACCGGACCAAGTGGATTACATCAACGCGCACGGCACTTCGACCCAGCTCAATGACGCGGCGGAAACTGCCGCGATCAAAACCGTGTTCGGCGAACGCGCGTACAAAATCCCGGTCAGTTCGTCGAAATCTATGCTGGGTCACTTGCTCGGCGCGGCGGGCGCGGTCGAAGCGATTGCGGTCGTCAAGACCATCGAGACCGGCTGGATTCATCCGACGATCAATTATGAATTCCCGGATCCGAAATGCGATCTCGACTATGTGCCCAACCAGGCGCGCCAAGCGAACGTGAACGTCGTGATGTCGAACTCGTTCGGCTTTGGCGGACACAACGCGGTTGTGCTTTTCAAGAAATACGAAGGATAA
- the rnc gene encoding ribonuclease III codes for MNPTDLESILNIAFRDKSLLTRALTHRSYLNENPDLPYLDNERLEFLGDAILDFVAAEFLYQRFPEMSEGELTSLRAALVKGDTLARYAVEANLPPHLLMSRGEDAAHGRERAPLLAGAFEALIGALYLDQGLDAARAFAMRFLPIEAERTHDQRLDRDAKSMLQELSQGKLQVTPLYRLVETRGPDHAKEFTIAVIIKEREYGRGGGRSKQIAEQEAARVALETLQEEISRTDHAALIALKGEVE; via the coding sequence ATGAACCCGACTGACCTTGAATCAATCCTCAACATCGCGTTTCGCGACAAGTCGCTCCTGACGCGCGCCCTCACGCATCGGTCGTACCTCAACGAGAATCCGGACTTGCCGTACCTCGACAACGAGCGACTCGAATTTCTCGGCGATGCGATCTTGGATTTCGTCGCCGCCGAATTCTTGTACCAACGTTTTCCGGAAATGAGCGAAGGCGAGTTGACGTCGTTGCGCGCCGCGCTCGTCAAAGGCGATACGCTCGCGCGTTACGCGGTCGAAGCGAACCTGCCGCCGCATCTGTTGATGTCGCGCGGCGAAGACGCGGCGCATGGACGCGAGCGCGCGCCGCTGCTTGCCGGCGCATTCGAGGCGCTGATCGGCGCGTTGTACCTCGACCAGGGCTTGGACGCGGCGCGCGCGTTCGCGATGCGCTTTCTGCCCATCGAAGCCGAACGCACGCACGATCAACGGCTCGACCGCGACGCGAAAAGCATGTTGCAAGAGTTGAGTCAGGGCAAACTCCAAGTGACGCCCCTGTATCGTCTCGTCGAAACGCGCGGACCCGACCACGCGAAAGAGTTCACCATCGCGGTCATCATCAAGGAGCGCGAGTACGGACGCGGCGGCGGACGCAGCAAACAAATCGCGGAACAAGAAGCCGCGCGCGTCGCGCTCGAAACGTTGCAGGAAGAAATTTCGCGCACCGATCACGCGGCATTGATTGCGCTGAAGGGCGAAGTGGAATAG
- a CDS encoding NAD(P)-dependent oxidoreductase translates to MNLFVTGGSGYLGASILRRAPKEWHLAATYVSHPIEQGNVAAFYLDVRDADAVNRVIAETHPDVVIHTAARMTGDAMFAVNTEGARHLARATHKIGARLIHLSSDVIFDGEQAPYNESAEPQPLIPYAISKAQAEQIVRAEFPDAIIVRTSLIYGFDPMDPRTRQVLNGDMPRLFTDEYRCPIFVDDLADALVELAQKETRFLGKLNLAGAQKLSRYDFGIALARAYRVEPKFAPALSASHPIPRPRDCALDISLAQRILNIRLRGVDEVLTQTNK, encoded by the coding sequence ATGAACCTTTTTGTAACTGGCGGCAGTGGTTATCTAGGCGCAAGCATCTTGCGACGCGCACCAAAAGAATGGCATCTCGCGGCGACGTACGTCTCGCACCCGATCGAGCAAGGCAACGTCGCCGCGTTTTATTTGGATGTGCGCGACGCGGATGCGGTGAATCGCGTCATCGCCGAAACGCATCCCGATGTGGTGATTCACACTGCCGCGCGGATGACCGGCGACGCGATGTTCGCGGTGAACACCGAAGGGGCACGCCACCTCGCGCGCGCGACGCATAAAATCGGCGCGCGCTTGATTCACCTGTCGTCCGATGTGATTTTCGACGGCGAGCAAGCGCCGTACAACGAATCCGCCGAACCGCAGCCACTCATTCCATACGCGATCTCCAAAGCGCAAGCCGAACAAATCGTGCGCGCCGAATTTCCGGACGCAATCATCGTCCGCACATCGTTGATCTACGGATTCGATCCCATGGATCCGCGCACACGTCAAGTGTTGAACGGCGACATGCCGCGCTTGTTCACCGACGAGTATCGTTGTCCGATTTTTGTGGACGACCTCGCGGACGCGCTCGTCGAACTCGCACAGAAAGAAACCCGGTTTCTGGGAAAACTAAACCTCGCCGGCGCGCAAAAGTTGAGTCGGTACGATTTCGGCATCGCGCTCGCGCGCGCGTATCGCGTCGAACCGAAATTCGCGCCGGCGCTCTCCGCGTCGCATCCCATACCGCGCCCGCGCGATTGCGCGCTCGATATTTCGCTCGCGCAACGAATCTTGAATATCCGCTTGCGCGGTGTAGATGAGGTCCTCACCCAAACAAACAAATGA
- a CDS encoding AAA family ATPase gives MFLKHLDLHGFKTFANRTDFEFDLGVTAIVGPNGSGKSNVADAVRWVMGEQSFSELRVKKTEDLIFTGSASRARLGMAEVSLTFENPDPWKEELAATGENKPGRLDAVLELMRSNPSEVTIARRAFRDGQNEYFLNGTRVRLRDILELLSRWGLARNTYAVIGQGLVDQALSLRPEERRALFEEAAGIGLYQSKRNNALDKLAETQQNLVRVNDIVNEIAPRLPSLARQAERARNYDGVVQSLDDRLRTWYAFQWSRAQGVIQEMATREKNARDILHARRGEVQANTARLAQLRRQSQELRAQLAEGRRQRAALENAHGTRQRELAVLDERLRLLTQQRDEATSELAALNESRQTQVAKIEYASAARHTKEQERNALAEQLANGEKELRELEHRAAHAETLLEENEPQIRELARKLATLRDNLGVFEEGLRTAASLSAQADMLTSFEIKRAQAASAVEAARARLAEWRAALAIAERDVAGARAAENSARESVRQLDAQIHSKKQRADTRTREVDSLTLQRDQAHARVEDSTRQLAEIDARVAPADTGLAQTEKAQAELEEQETLLRARLAEFEEAHNRAVLEMERARVDVARLETEIEDDLASGRIVTEIKVGDENGDAPRESVIALNTDLPQQLALRLGDETVTLPVVTHVPEGLEKEIRKLRNQIKYMGTVNPNAPQEYDELKARHAFLTEQAADAAHAIESLNKAIAELDEIMRRKFEETFKAVNVEFTKFFTLLFNGGAARLELTDPENIAQTGIDVIAKPPGKRAAHLAMLSGGERALTATALLFAILKVSPTPFCVLDEVDAALDEANVGRFRDALRTLASETQFIVVTHNRTTMESADAVYGITMSDDGVSQAISLRLDTEKAEAGK, from the coding sequence ATGTTTCTAAAACACCTTGACCTGCACGGTTTCAAAACCTTTGCCAATCGCACCGATTTCGAATTCGACCTGGGCGTGACCGCGATTGTCGGTCCGAACGGTTCGGGCAAATCGAACGTTGCCGACGCGGTCCGCTGGGTAATGGGCGAACAATCGTTCAGCGAACTGCGCGTCAAGAAAACCGAAGATTTGATTTTCACTGGCAGCGCTTCGCGCGCGCGCCTCGGCATGGCAGAGGTCTCGCTCACATTCGAGAATCCGGATCCGTGGAAAGAAGAACTCGCCGCGACGGGCGAAAACAAACCGGGACGTCTCGATGCCGTGCTCGAATTGATGCGGTCGAATCCATCCGAAGTGACGATTGCTCGACGCGCGTTTCGCGATGGGCAGAACGAATATTTTCTGAACGGCACGCGCGTGCGCCTGCGCGATATCCTCGAATTGCTTTCGCGCTGGGGACTCGCGCGCAACACGTACGCGGTTATCGGGCAAGGTCTCGTTGACCAGGCACTGTCGTTGCGTCCCGAAGAACGCCGCGCGTTGTTCGAAGAAGCCGCCGGCATCGGACTGTATCAGAGCAAGCGCAACAACGCGCTCGACAAACTCGCCGAGACGCAACAGAACCTCGTGCGCGTCAACGACATCGTCAACGAAATCGCGCCGCGGCTGCCGTCGCTTGCGCGGCAAGCCGAACGCGCGCGTAACTACGACGGCGTCGTGCAATCGCTCGACGACCGACTACGCACGTGGTACGCGTTCCAGTGGTCGCGCGCCCAAGGCGTCATTCAAGAGATGGCAACGCGCGAAAAGAACGCCCGCGACATTTTGCACGCGCGCCGCGGCGAAGTACAAGCGAACACTGCGCGCCTCGCGCAACTGCGGCGTCAGAGCCAGGAATTGCGCGCGCAACTCGCCGAAGGTCGCCGCCAACGCGCCGCGCTCGAAAACGCGCACGGCACGCGCCAACGGGAACTCGCCGTGCTCGATGAACGCTTGCGCTTGCTGACCCAGCAACGCGATGAAGCCACGAGCGAACTTGCCGCGCTGAACGAATCGCGTCAGACCCAGGTTGCTAAAATCGAGTACGCGTCTGCCGCGCGGCATACGAAAGAACAGGAACGCAACGCGCTCGCTGAACAATTGGCGAATGGCGAAAAGGAATTGCGCGAGTTGGAACACCGCGCCGCGCACGCGGAAACATTGCTTGAAGAGAACGAGCCGCAGATTCGCGAACTGGCGCGCAAACTCGCGACGCTGCGCGATAACCTGGGTGTGTTCGAGGAAGGTTTACGCACCGCCGCGTCGTTGAGCGCGCAAGCGGACATGCTCACCTCGTTCGAAATCAAACGCGCCCAAGCCGCCAGCGCGGTCGAAGCGGCGCGCGCGCGCCTGGCGGAATGGCGCGCCGCGCTCGCGATTGCCGAACGCGATGTCGCGGGGGCGCGCGCGGCGGAAAATTCGGCGCGCGAATCGGTGCGCCAACTCGACGCGCAAATCCACAGCAAAAAGCAACGCGCGGATACGCGCACACGCGAAGTGGATTCGCTCACGCTGCAACGCGATCAAGCCCACGCGCGCGTGGAGGACTCGACGCGCCAACTCGCCGAGATTGATGCGCGCGTCGCGCCGGCAGACACCGGGCTTGCCCAAACGGAAAAAGCGCAGGCGGAACTCGAAGAGCAGGAAACGCTGTTGCGGGCGCGGCTCGCCGAATTTGAGGAGGCGCACAATCGCGCGGTGCTCGAAATGGAACGCGCGCGCGTGGACGTGGCGCGGCTCGAAACCGAAATCGAGGACGACCTGGCTTCGGGGCGCATCGTCACCGAAATCAAGGTCGGCGACGAGAACGGCGACGCGCCGCGCGAAAGCGTCATCGCGCTCAACACCGATTTGCCGCAACAACTTGCGTTACGCCTCGGCGATGAAACTGTCACGTTGCCCGTTGTCACTCATGTGCCCGAAGGTCTCGAAAAAGAAATTCGCAAGTTGCGGAATCAAATCAAGTACATGGGCACAGTGAATCCGAACGCGCCGCAAGAGTACGACGAATTAAAAGCGCGGCACGCCTTTCTCACCGAGCAAGCCGCGGACGCGGCGCACGCGATTGAAAGTTTGAACAAGGCGATTGCGGAACTGGATGAAATCATGCGCCGCAAATTTGAAGAGACGTTCAAAGCGGTCAACGTCGAGTTCACCAAATTCTTCACGCTCTTGTTCAACGGCGGCGCCGCGCGTCTGGAACTGACTGACCCGGAAAATATCGCGCAGACCGGCATTGACGTGATTGCGAAACCGCCGGGCAAACGCGCCGCGCACCTTGCGATGCTCTCCGGTGGCGAACGCGCACTGACGGCGACGGCGTTGTTGTTCGCGATTCTCAAAGTGTCGCCGACGCCGTTCTGCGTGCTCGACGAAGTGGATGCCGCGCTCGACGAAGCGAACGTGGGACGGTTCCGCGACGCACTCCGCACGCTCGCCTCCGAGACCCAGTTCATCGTCGTCACGCACAACCGGACGACGATGGAGAGCGCGGACGCGGTGTACGGCATCACGATGAGCGACGACGGTGTGTCGCAAGCGATTTCGTTAAGGTTGGATACGGAGAAAGCGGAAGCGGGGAAGTAG